A window of Ranitomeya variabilis isolate aRanVar5 chromosome 2, aRanVar5.hap1, whole genome shotgun sequence contains these coding sequences:
- the LOC143806718 gene encoding protein RD3-like: protein MFLASLFGWNDPDGSTVKLAPRSSAELVTETLMLELGSHLKRAEKQQRERLIEYRRVKNGVDYTWLASVPRQGFEVSPGDQLELRDICSKISPSQCGPVILRFRRLMLEFEPEGTEIPRLFRSVLQDFLSQEEEQRKTQESRWEKRRRAKSLATFSFKPLRLRVNPFQLEDTHNSDTESELITAGRARSKSMPEFSITREVHCD from the exons ATGTTCCTGGCATCACTTTTTGGCTGGAATGACCCAGATGGGTCTACGGTGAAGTTGGCTCCCAGGAGCAGTGCAGAGCTGGTTACAGAGACTCTAATGTTAGAGCTGGGATCCCACCTAAAACGAGCTGAAAAGCAGCAGCGAGAGCGCCTCATCGAATACCGACGAGTGAAGAATGGAGTAGACTACACGTGGCTAGCATCTGTACCACGCCAAGGCTTCGAAGTCAGCCCAGGGGACCAGCTGGAGCTCAGAGACATCTGTTCCAAAATAAGTCCTTCTCAATGTGGTCCTGTCATACTCAG GTTTCGTAGGCTGATGTTGGAGTTTGAGCCCGAGGGTACGGAGATCCCAAGGCTCTTTCGGTcagttcttcaggattttttgagtCAAGAAGAGGAACAACGAAAAACGCAGGAAAGTCGATGGGAGAAGCGCCGAAGAGCCAAAAGCCTGGCCACGTTCAGCTTTAAGCCCCTTCGCTTACGCGTCAATCCTTTTCAACTGGAAGACACACATAATTCAGATACGGAGAGCGAGCTGATAACTGCTGGGAGAGCAAGAAGCAAAAGTATGCCGGAGTTCAGCATCACCAGGGAAGTGCATTGTGACTGA